One part of the Osmerus mordax isolate fOsmMor3 chromosome 18, fOsmMor3.pri, whole genome shotgun sequence genome encodes these proteins:
- the LOC136962215 gene encoding E3 ubiquitin-protein ligase RING2-A-like produces the protein MAAPVNIQNPSKSWELSLYELHRSPQEAIMDGTEIAVSPRSLHSELMCPICLDMLKNTMTTKECLHRFCSDCIVTALRSGNKECPTCRKKLVSRRSLRRDSNFDALISKIYPSRDEYEAHQDRVLERLSRLHNKQALSSSIEEGLRMQAIHRAQRVRKPAQESDNTTFSGGEDNGDARSHLSHDSAPSHTPLPPSHTPSEAGPSRNPKRPRVSDESGPEADRTSPTPPLRRHKEGPASEIELVFRPHPLLVNSQEYSQTRYVKTTANATVDHLSKYLALRIALEERQTDGQRDSAGAEGGGGEERGGGGGEGAGLRNVSEKQYTIYITTSGGQFSTLNGSLTLELVNEKYWKVRKPLELYYAPTKDQPQQQPQQTPPQQREG, from the exons ATGGCTGCCCCCGTCAACATCCAGAACCCCAGTAAGAGCTGGGAGCTGAGCCTGTACGAGCTGCACAGGAGTCCTCAG GAGGCGATCATGGACGGCACAGAGATCGCGGTGTCTCCACGCTCCCTCCACAGTGAGCTGATGTGTCCCATCTGTCTGGACATGCTGAAGAACACCATGACGACCAAGGAGTGTCTTCACCGCTTCTGCTCCGACTGCATCGTCACCGCGCTCCGATCAGG aAACAAGGAGTGCCCCACCTGCAGGAAGAAGCTGGTCTCCAGACGTTCCCTGAGGCGGGACTCCAACTTCGACGCCCTCATCTCCAAGATCTACCCGAGTCGGGACGAGTACGAGGCCCACCAGGACCGGGTTCTGGAGAGGCTGAGCCGGCTCCACAACAAGCAGGccctcagctcctccatcgAGGAGGGGCTGCGCATGCAGGCCATACAcag GGCTCAGCGAGTGCGTAAACCGGCCCAGGAGAGCGACAACACCACCTTCAGCGGGGGAGAGGACAACGGCGACGCACGCTCCCACCTCTCCCACGACTCGGCCCCCTCGCACacgcccctgccccccagccacACCCCCTCTGAGGCGGGGCCCAGCCGGAACCCCAAGCGGCCGAGAGTCTCCGACGAGTCTGGCCCAGAGGCGGACCGCAccagccccacccctccactgCGCCGCCACAAGGAGGGGCCCGCCTCGGAGATCGAGCTGGTGTTCAGGCCACACCCTCTGCTGGTGAATTCGCAGGAGTACAGCCAGACCAG aTATGTGAAGACCACAGCCAACGCCACCGTGGACCACCTGTCTAAGTACCTGGCCCTGCGCATCgcactggaggagaggcagactgACGGCCAGAGAGACAGTGCcggggcggagggaggagggggagaagagagaggaggaggtggaggagaaggggcagGCCTGAGGAACGTCAGTGAGAAGCAGTACACCATTTACATCACCACGTCTGGAGGACAGTTCTCG ACTCTGAATGGCTCCCTGACCCTGGAGCTGGTCAATGAGAAGTACTGGAAGGTGAGGAAGCCTCTAGAACTCTACTATGCCCCCACCAAGGAccagccccagcagcagccccagcagacgcccccccagcagagagagggctga
- the rps18 gene encoding small ribosomal subunit protein uS13, which translates to MSLVIPEKFQHILRVLNTNIDGRRKIAFAITAIKGVGRRYAHVVLRKADIDLNKRAGELTDDEVERVVTIMQNPRQYKIPDWFLNRQKDVKDGKYSQVLANGLDNKLREDLERLKKIRAHRGLRHFWGLRVRGQHTKTTGRRGRTVGVSKKK; encoded by the exons ATG TCTTTGGTCATCCCCGAGAAGTTCCAGCACATTCTTCGTGTTCTCAACACGAACATCGATGGTCGGAGGAAGATTGCCTTCGCCATCACTGCCATTAAG GGTGTTGGCAGACGCTACGCTCACGTGGTCCTGAGGAAGGCTGATATCGACCTCAACAAAAGGGCTGGGGAGCTGACTGATGATGAG GTGGAGAGAGTCGTGACCATCATGCAGAACCCTCGCCAGTACAAAATCCCTGACTGGTTCCTCAACAGACAGAAGGACGTCAAGGATGGCAAGTACAGCCAG gtcCTTGCTAACGGTCTGGACAACAAGCTGAGAGAAGATCTTGAGAGGCTGAAGAAGATCCGAGCCCACCGTGGGCTCAGGCACTTCTGGGG tcTGCGCGTGCGCGGTCAGCACACCAAGACCACCGGTCGCCGTGGTCGCACCGTGGGTGTGTCCAAGAAGAAGTAA